The Lewinellaceae bacterium genome has a window encoding:
- a CDS encoding class I SAM-dependent methyltransferase codes for MSLVNDNWNSGDPYEYFMGRWSKQLAPLFLDWLNAQPDESWLDLGCGTGALSEAIHLLQRPSWLTCLDASPAFIDQVAKKAWPDTDYLVGIAQQIPVQDQSYDLVVSALAFNFFDDLAAALEEMKRVLKPEGTIAAYVWDYAGEMEFLRIFWDTVVELDPAAAPLDEGNRFPICNPTRLEEAFHAAALHQIQSGYLVMTTRFMHFDDYWNPFLGGQGPAPSYLGSLSPVQQTRLREAIREKLPVESDGSIQLIARAIAIRGNL; via the coding sequence ATGAGCCTCGTTAATGACAATTGGAACAGTGGCGATCCTTATGAATATTTCATGGGGAGGTGGAGCAAACAGCTTGCTCCCCTATTTCTAGATTGGCTGAATGCTCAACCTGACGAATCATGGTTGGACCTGGGCTGCGGCACTGGCGCTCTGAGTGAGGCAATCCATCTTCTGCAACGCCCCAGCTGGCTGACTTGCCTGGATGCGTCACCGGCGTTCATCGATCAGGTGGCAAAAAAGGCATGGCCAGACACGGATTATCTGGTGGGCATCGCTCAACAAATACCTGTGCAGGACCAAAGTTACGATCTCGTGGTATCGGCCCTGGCGTTCAATTTTTTTGATGATCTGGCCGCTGCCTTGGAAGAGATGAAGCGGGTCCTGAAACCAGAAGGCACCATTGCCGCCTACGTTTGGGACTATGCGGGCGAAATGGAGTTTCTGCGCATTTTTTGGGATACGGTCGTCGAACTGGATCCTGCAGCTGCGCCTCTGGATGAAGGCAATCGATTTCCAATCTGCAATCCGACCCGGCTGGAAGAAGCCTTTCATGCCGCAGCCTTGCACCAGATCCAATCCGGTTATCTGGTCATGACCACCCGGTTTATGCATTTTGATGATTATTGGAATCCATTCCTGGGAGGCCAGGGCCCGGCACCAAGCTACCTTGGCTCGCTCAGCCCGGTGCAACAAACGCGTCTGCGGGAGGCAATCCGGGAAAAATTACCGGTGGAATCCGACGGCTCCATTCAGCTCATAGCACGTGCAATAGCCATCCGGGGCAACTTGTAG
- a CDS encoding Crp/Fnr family transcriptional regulator, which yields MNRFPFSTYLTTNTDLDEAMIRELVNQCMKKSVVKGTYLLRQGETCEYSVYVEKGLLKQFAIDDQGKEHILQFAPENWIVSDRASTYFHQPSEYFIQAIEDSQVVLFDEAFILQLAKTNASFLEFNHRLLHSHIRQLQRRILQLQSATASERYQHFVKVYPDLLLRVPQVQIASYLGITPESLSRVRRELAQQNRTILS from the coding sequence ATGAACCGATTTCCCTTCTCCACCTATCTGACTACAAACACGGATCTGGATGAAGCGATGATCCGTGAACTGGTCAATCAGTGCATGAAAAAATCAGTGGTAAAGGGGACTTATTTATTACGCCAGGGTGAGACCTGCGAATATTCGGTCTACGTCGAAAAAGGGTTACTGAAGCAATTTGCCATCGATGACCAGGGCAAAGAACATATTCTTCAATTCGCTCCGGAAAACTGGATTGTTTCTGACCGGGCCAGCACTTATTTTCATCAGCCATCGGAATATTTCATTCAGGCCATAGAAGACAGTCAGGTGGTGCTTTTCGATGAGGCGTTCATCCTGCAGCTAGCGAAAACCAATGCCTCGTTCCTGGAATTCAACCACCGGCTGCTCCACAGTCACATCCGCCAACTGCAACGCCGTATTCTGCAATTACAGAGCGCAACCGCCAGCGAACGTTATCAGCATTTCGTCAAGGTTTATCCGGACCTGCTCCTGCGTGTCCCCCAGGTGCAGATCGCTTCTTATCTGGGCATTACTCCGGAAAGTCTTAGCCGGGTCCGCCGGGAGCTGGCACAACAAAATCGAACGATCTTATCATAG
- a CDS encoding pirin family protein: protein MATRSVEAIIRPGSAHYVGDGFRVHNFIPGNQGASMQRMNPFIMLDYNSKYRFAGTDKPRGVGVHPHRGFETVTIAYQGKVAHHDSGGGGGVIAQGDVQWMTAASGVLHKEYHEKEWAKKGGEFQMVQLWVNLPARDKMSTPKYQALQNKAIPRVNLDDAGSTVEVIAGSYQDTRGAASTFTPVNLLNARLKKGSSAGFSFPASYNTALVVIEGSILINEKEQAPTDHFVLLSNDGESFTVEATDDAVVLVMSGEPIHEPIAAHGPFVMNTRQELIEAFEDFNQGKFGYLED, encoded by the coding sequence ATGGCAACGAGAAGCGTAGAAGCAATCATCCGACCAGGATCGGCCCATTATGTGGGTGACGGATTCCGGGTCCATAACTTCATACCCGGAAATCAGGGTGCCAGCATGCAACGCATGAATCCATTTATCATGCTCGATTACAATTCGAAATACCGGTTTGCCGGCACCGATAAACCACGCGGAGTCGGTGTACACCCTCACCGGGGTTTTGAAACCGTGACCATTGCTTACCAGGGGAAGGTAGCACATCACGACAGCGGTGGCGGTGGCGGAGTAATTGCACAGGGCGATGTCCAGTGGATGACGGCCGCCAGTGGGGTATTGCATAAAGAATATCACGAGAAAGAATGGGCGAAGAAAGGTGGTGAATTTCAGATGGTCCAGTTGTGGGTCAATTTACCGGCCAGGGACAAAATGAGTACGCCGAAATACCAGGCCCTCCAAAATAAGGCGATTCCCAGGGTCAATTTGGATGATGCCGGAAGTACGGTTGAAGTTATTGCCGGATCGTATCAGGACACCCGGGGAGCGGCCAGTACGTTCACACCAGTTAATTTGCTGAATGCACGACTGAAAAAAGGAAGTTCTGCCGGATTTTCATTCCCGGCTTCGTATAATACGGCCCTGGTCGTGATTGAAGGCAGCATCCTGATCAACGAAAAGGAACAGGCCCCTACCGATCACTTTGTATTGCTGTCCAATGATGGAGAATCCTTTACGGTGGAAGCGACCGATGATGCCGTCGTGCTGGTCATGAGTGGAGAGCCCATCCACGAGCCGATCGCAGCACACGGACCATTCGTGATGAATACAAGGCAGGAACTGATTGAGGCCTTTGAGGACTTCAACCAGGGTAAATTCGGTTATCTGGAAGATTGA
- a CDS encoding redoxin family protein, translating into MNKRYYISFAFVLLILKLISQSNIPASWCQDYFNEHGQWTLTLDQDYAVLEADYWKYISIEASSGHLKISLARTDTICYFNPQGQYICELKPRSTSLDLRSNGQGFQCIRDGIPAGKLFTADNKPMYQPTQDIPDSKPGMATFKGELKATTNNGLEDIYSIRVRYQNYLWQTQITVEAFLDPQRRFSLQIPLAGFQDVYLICGDSATTLFLAPGENLFLQIADIDPTKWFFMGPTADASLDYQLFNRDGVPDRYYWPAYEDKLTLDINAHQSARKAIMDHSINGLHDYAVKHPVSAAFQTWLPIHQEVWYFEDLIRYSWIPRTMQGKSLYWETDDPFYDHFIDDFHFSDSGYRISSYYGNCMREMGMFYAQKFGKYTDYALDIGFWRMVLDQEQADYNRTLINQVITDLKNPPASVVFWNELWKKYAPEIQKHFGIKNSTTRFDSTFSLIRSNESGLTPQDILQLEQGIQHLKEQSIKTGAFRKKYSYLANLRFYEKRTENLDRMGTDGQLLATMVFGNAFSDAIEGANSVQAQVFLNVLRSRISDPAILQLYQYRYDQLLSQMEQPLPAYAHLTDLKEGSPEAFIQSLSKKHPGQYLYLDVWATWCAPCRGEMPFAADTKEFLQDYPLTFIYLCMSGDKPAMESLIKQYQLSGDHYFLEEPLSRTLSNLLHTKGYPTYLIINPDGQIVNWNAPRPSQKESLLAELEQLMKR; encoded by the coding sequence ATGAATAAACGCTATTACATTTCTTTCGCATTTGTCCTATTGATCTTAAAGCTGATAAGCCAGTCGAATATTCCAGCATCCTGGTGCCAGGATTATTTCAATGAGCATGGACAATGGACACTGACTCTGGATCAGGATTATGCTGTTCTGGAAGCCGATTACTGGAAGTACATATCCATCGAAGCGTCTTCGGGTCACTTAAAGATTTCACTGGCTCGCACGGATACTATATGTTATTTTAATCCGCAAGGCCAGTACATCTGTGAGTTAAAACCTCGCTCCACATCCCTTGATCTACGGTCCAACGGTCAGGGCTTTCAATGCATCCGGGATGGCATTCCTGCAGGAAAACTCTTTACTGCTGACAATAAACCAATGTATCAACCGACGCAGGACATTCCGGATAGCAAACCAGGCATGGCTACTTTTAAAGGCGAATTAAAAGCTACAACCAATAATGGATTGGAGGATATCTATTCCATTCGTGTACGCTACCAAAATTATTTATGGCAAACACAAATCACTGTGGAGGCTTTCCTTGACCCACAACGGCGGTTTTCATTGCAAATTCCCCTGGCTGGCTTTCAGGATGTTTATTTGATTTGCGGAGATAGCGCGACAACCCTATTCTTAGCTCCGGGAGAAAACTTGTTTCTTCAAATTGCAGATATCGATCCGACAAAGTGGTTTTTTATGGGCCCTACGGCTGATGCTTCCCTGGATTATCAGCTTTTTAACCGCGATGGTGTCCCTGACCGATATTATTGGCCGGCTTACGAAGACAAACTGACTTTGGATATTAACGCTCATCAATCGGCACGAAAGGCCATCATGGACCATTCTATCAATGGCCTGCATGATTACGCGGTAAAACATCCTGTTTCAGCAGCTTTCCAAACCTGGCTACCTATCCATCAAGAAGTTTGGTATTTCGAAGATCTGATCCGTTATTCCTGGATTCCTCGTACAATGCAAGGAAAATCCTTGTATTGGGAAACGGATGATCCTTTTTATGACCATTTTATCGATGACTTTCATTTTTCTGATTCCGGATACCGGATTTCCAGTTACTATGGCAATTGTATGCGCGAAATGGGTATGTTTTACGCACAAAAGTTCGGCAAATACACCGATTATGCCCTGGATATCGGCTTCTGGAGAATGGTTTTGGACCAGGAACAGGCGGATTACAATAGGACATTAATCAATCAAGTGATCACCGATCTTAAGAATCCGCCCGCTTCAGTTGTTTTCTGGAATGAATTATGGAAAAAGTATGCACCTGAAATTCAAAAACATTTCGGCATCAAGAATAGTACTACCCGCTTCGATTCCACTTTTTCCTTAATCAGGAGCAATGAATCTGGCCTCACTCCTCAAGATATACTGCAACTGGAGCAAGGAATCCAACATTTAAAAGAACAAAGTATAAAGACAGGAGCGTTCAGAAAAAAATACAGCTATCTGGCAAACCTTCGCTTTTATGAAAAAAGAACTGAAAATCTGGATCGCATGGGTACAGATGGTCAATTACTTGCAACTATGGTTTTCGGCAACGCATTCAGTGATGCTATTGAAGGTGCAAATAGCGTTCAAGCGCAAGTTTTTTTAAACGTTTTGCGTTCCCGAATATCTGATCCTGCTATCCTGCAGCTTTACCAATACCGCTATGATCAATTGTTGTCCCAGATGGAACAACCACTACCTGCCTATGCCCACCTTACCGACCTGAAGGAAGGCAGTCCTGAAGCATTCATCCAATCTTTATCGAAGAAACATCCCGGACAATATCTCTACCTCGATGTATGGGCTACCTGGTGTGCTCCCTGTCGGGGTGAAATGCCCTTTGCCGCCGACACTAAAGAATTCCTGCAGGATTATCCACTTACATTCATCTACCTCTGTATGTCTGGTGATAAACCAGCCATGGAAAGCCTGATCAAGCAGTACCAACTCTCCGGGGATCATTATTTTCTGGAAGAACCTCTATCCAGAACCTTATCCAACTTGCTGCATACAAAAGGTTATCCAACATATCTGATTATCAACCCGGACGGACAGATCGTCAACTGGAATGCACCCAGGCCCTCCCAAAAAGAAAGTTTATTGGCGGAACTGGAGCAGTTAATGAAACGCTGA
- a CDS encoding MBL fold metallo-hydrolase produces MKVLVHGARGSYPTSQEDTLKYGGQTPCVEVAYGEERIILDAGTGILEVDADRISADKRIHILLTHLHMDHILGLGFFRPLFNAENEVHIWGPYSRDAPLRERINRYLSPPFFPLPLRDISCKMVLHEIKQSSFTIGDFSIDCEYVVHPGPTLGFRVTAGGKALTYLPDHEPMLGQEKLPDNRWLSGYNLLLDSDLLIHDAQYTSEEYEQRIGWGHSSFQQACAVAQIGRVKKMLLFHHDPEHSDDFLDAQVEKMSASAAISLDIARGGMTYPV; encoded by the coding sequence ATGAAAGTCCTGGTGCACGGAGCCCGCGGATCCTATCCTACCTCACAGGAGGATACGCTCAAATACGGAGGCCAAACGCCCTGTGTAGAGGTGGCTTATGGTGAGGAACGGATCATTCTCGATGCCGGCACCGGAATCCTGGAGGTTGATGCGGACCGGATAAGTGCAGATAAACGCATCCATATACTGCTTACCCACCTGCACATGGATCACATCCTTGGACTCGGTTTTTTCAGACCGCTCTTCAATGCTGAAAATGAAGTACATATCTGGGGCCCTTACAGCCGCGATGCCCCGCTGCGGGAACGGATTAACCGGTATTTGTCACCACCATTTTTTCCATTGCCGTTGCGGGATATTTCCTGCAAAATGGTGCTCCATGAAATAAAACAGAGCTCATTTACCATTGGTGATTTTTCGATTGATTGCGAATATGTGGTTCATCCGGGACCCACACTTGGCTTTAGGGTTACCGCCGGGGGGAAAGCCCTTACCTATCTGCCGGACCACGAACCGATGCTGGGGCAAGAGAAACTTCCGGACAACAGATGGTTGTCAGGCTACAATCTGTTATTGGATTCTGACCTACTTATCCATGATGCCCAATACACCAGTGAGGAATATGAGCAGCGTATCGGTTGGGGGCATAGCTCCTTCCAGCAGGCATGCGCGGTGGCTCAGATCGGCCGTGTGAAAAAGATGCTCCTCTTTCATCACGATCCGGAACACAGTGATGATTTCCTGGATGCCCAGGTCGAAAAGATGAGCGCATCGGCAGCAATCTCGCTGGACATTGCCCGCGGCGGAATGACTTATCCTGTTTAA
- a CDS encoding alpha/beta hydrolase — protein sequence MIHKLVFLYFVVIFFSCGKTEDGRVDETIYVRHQGADMPAYVHGNLSSDAVLVIVHGAGSFGLSFREDLFKSVLEKLFTVVYFDQRGQSMSEGHYPKPDDVIRLMGDDVAALIRVLKHQYGTDKSYFLMGHSLGGMITLSSMVNSGLQSELAGWICVDGALDFPFIKQTRKESTLLICDEQINAGNDPGSWNNLINRLIPLDPDQDYDEILKIAGEAMDLLTSTGVITADRPKDRLRNAIVINNPVNWLVSNYFNQPVRAAIAEDLSLSNRLNSITIPALFIYGKYDLSVPAGMGVWAALNIGSSSKELEIFNRSMHHPFYTEPEHFVEQVAQFMENHK from the coding sequence ATGATTCACAAACTGGTCTTTTTGTATTTCGTGGTTATTTTCTTTTCGTGTGGAAAGACTGAGGATGGCCGGGTGGATGAAACCATTTATGTGCGCCATCAGGGAGCCGACATGCCGGCGTATGTCCATGGGAATCTGTCAAGTGATGCCGTCCTGGTCATTGTTCACGGTGCTGGCAGTTTCGGGCTTTCATTCCGGGAAGATTTGTTTAAATCTGTGCTCGAAAAACTGTTCACCGTCGTTTATTTTGACCAGCGCGGTCAAAGCATGTCCGAAGGGCATTATCCCAAACCGGACGATGTCATCCGGCTGATGGGTGATGATGTGGCAGCACTGATCCGGGTGTTGAAGCATCAATATGGTACCGATAAATCCTATTTCCTGATGGGCCACAGCCTGGGTGGGATGATAACCCTTTCCAGCATGGTGAATAGTGGATTGCAATCCGAACTGGCAGGCTGGATCTGTGTCGACGGAGCCCTTGATTTTCCATTCATCAAACAGACCAGAAAAGAATCGACGTTACTGATATGCGATGAGCAGATCAATGCCGGAAATGACCCGGGCAGCTGGAATAATCTGATCAACCGGCTGATACCATTGGATCCCGACCAGGATTATGATGAGATCCTCAAGATAGCAGGAGAGGCCATGGATCTGCTGACTTCCACGGGTGTTATCACCGCAGATCGCCCAAAGGACCGGCTTCGCAACGCAATCGTGATCAACAATCCGGTTAACTGGCTGGTATCCAACTACTTCAATCAACCGGTGCGGGCTGCCATAGCGGAGGATCTGTCGTTGTCCAATCGCCTGAATTCCATCACGATTCCAGCTTTATTTATTTATGGAAAATACGATCTGAGTGTGCCAGCCGGGATGGGTGTATGGGCTGCACTTAACATTGGATCATCTTCGAAAGAATTGGAGATATTTAATCGTTCAATGCATCATCCCTTTTATACAGAGCCTGAACATTTCGTTGAGCAGGTGGCACAGTTTATGGAGAACCATAAATAA